One region of Epilithonimonas zeae genomic DNA includes:
- a CDS encoding metal-dependent transcriptional regulator, which translates to MNSLTEENYLKALYHLVNENDEVSVNDLSRQLNIKMPSVNSMIKKFADKNWVKYESYKPIKLTESGKKEASLIVRKHRLTEMFLVEKMGFGWENVHEIAEQLEHIHSDIFFDKMDEILNYPKVDPHGEPIPDKDGNVIQPDLKKLSKCKENETVELASVTTSSEEFLNFLNKRNLSLGTEIKVLQKEDFDQSIKVFYNGQEENFSKTVCDRLLVK; encoded by the coding sequence ATGAATTCTTTAACCGAGGAAAATTATCTAAAAGCGCTTTATCATCTTGTGAATGAGAATGATGAAGTTTCTGTGAATGATTTGAGCCGACAGCTTAACATCAAAATGCCGTCTGTAAATAGTATGATAAAGAAATTTGCAGACAAAAATTGGGTGAAATATGAGTCGTACAAACCCATCAAACTCACCGAATCCGGAAAAAAAGAAGCATCGCTAATCGTAAGAAAACACCGACTGACAGAGATGTTTTTGGTAGAAAAAATGGGATTTGGCTGGGAAAATGTCCACGAAATCGCAGAGCAATTGGAACATATCCACTCTGATATTTTCTTTGATAAAATGGACGAAATTCTGAACTATCCAAAAGTGGATCCACACGGCGAACCAATTCCTGATAAAGACGGCAATGTGATCCAACCAGATTTGAAGAAACTGAGTAAATGCAAAGAAAATGAAACGGTGGAACTGGCTTCAGTAACGACTTCTTCCGAGGAATTCTTGAATTTTCTTAACAAAAGAAATCTTAGCCTTGGAACTGAAATTAAGGTTTTACAAAAGGAAGATTTTGACCAATCGATAAAGGTTTTTTATAACGGTCAGGAAGAGAATTTTAGTAAAACGGTTTGTGATAGGTTGTTGGTGAAATAG